A single Bos mutus isolate GX-2022 chromosome 25, NWIPB_WYAK_1.1, whole genome shotgun sequence DNA region contains:
- the LAT gene encoding linker for activation of T-cells family member 1 isoform X2 — translation MEAVSPAVYVLGPLLLPLLAVLLMALCVRCRELPDAESPILHHPLPSSPSFPASRAFSSPGSYDTAVSDSLTPSSIMIKLPPTLVPRPSTTPYPLPSQPDLLPIPSPQPLGGSHCMASSRQDSDSANSVASYENEGVTGTPVAPAGRRLRPILGSADPVWSPPEAACEDADEDDYEEDYNNEGYLVVLPDRDPATSTGNAVSPAPASSKPGLRDSAFSMESGEDYVNVPESEESADASLNGSREYVNVSQELQPGAKTKPDTQNSQEVEDEEAPDYENL, via the exons ATGGAGGCGGTCAGCCCGGCTGTCTACGTGctggggcccctgctgctgcCTCTCTTGGCTGTGTTGCTGATGGCTCTGTGTGTGCGTTGCCGGGAGCTGCCAG ACGCTGAGAGCCCCATACTCCATCACCCTCTGCCCTCGTCACCCTCTTTTCCTGCCTCACGGGCCTTCTCTTCCCCAGGCTCATATGACACTGCCGTCTCCGATAG TTTGACCCCAAGTAGCATCATGATCAAACTGCCTC CCACACTCGTCCCACGGCCATCCACCACTCCCTATCCGCTCCCGAGCCAGCCAGACCTGCTCCCCATCCC GTCCCCGCAGCCCCTCGGAGGCTCCCACTGTATGGCATCGTCCCGGCAGGACTCAGATAGTG CCAACAGCGTGGCCAGCTACGAGAACGAGGGTGTGACTGGAACCCCTGTGGCCCCAGCTGGGAGGCGGCTGAGACCCATCCTGGGCTCCGCTGACCCTGTGTGGTCACCCCCAGAGGCAGCCTGTGAGGATGCAGACGAAGATGACTATGAAGAAGACTATAACAACGAGGGCTACTT GGTGGTGCTTCCTGACAGGGACCCGGCCACCAGCACTGGCAACGCCGTCTCACCGGCTCCTGCGTCCAGCAAACCCGGCCTCCGAGACAGCGCCTTCTCCA TGGAGTCAGGGGAAGATTACGTGAATGTTCCTGAGAGTGAGGAGAGTGCCGACGCATCTCTGA ATGGGAGTCGGGAATATGTGAATGTGTCCCAGGAGCTGCAGCCCGGGGCGAAAACCAAgcctg ACACCCAGAATTCCCAGGAGGTGGAGGACGAGGAAGCTCCGGATTACGAGAATCTATAG
- the LAT gene encoding linker for activation of T-cells family member 1 isoform X1 produces MEAVSPAVYVLGPLLLPLLAVLLMALCVRCRELPDAESPILHHPLPSSPSFPASRAFSSPGSYDTAVSDSLTPSSIMIKLPPTLVPRPSTTPYPLPSQPDLLPIPRSPQPLGGSHCMASSRQDSDSANSVASYENEGVTGTPVAPAGRRLRPILGSADPVWSPPEAACEDADEDDYEEDYNNEGYLVVLPDRDPATSTGNAVSPAPASSKPGLRDSAFSMESGEDYVNVPESEESADASLNGSREYVNVSQELQPGAKTKPDTQNSQEVEDEEAPDYENL; encoded by the exons ATGGAGGCGGTCAGCCCGGCTGTCTACGTGctggggcccctgctgctgcCTCTCTTGGCTGTGTTGCTGATGGCTCTGTGTGTGCGTTGCCGGGAGCTGCCAG ACGCTGAGAGCCCCATACTCCATCACCCTCTGCCCTCGTCACCCTCTTTTCCTGCCTCACGGGCCTTCTCTTCCCCAGGCTCATATGACACTGCCGTCTCCGATAG TTTGACCCCAAGTAGCATCATGATCAAACTGCCTC CCACACTCGTCCCACGGCCATCCACCACTCCCTATCCGCTCCCGAGCCAGCCAGACCTGCTCCCCATCCC AAGGTCCCCGCAGCCCCTCGGAGGCTCCCACTGTATGGCATCGTCCCGGCAGGACTCAGATAGTG CCAACAGCGTGGCCAGCTACGAGAACGAGGGTGTGACTGGAACCCCTGTGGCCCCAGCTGGGAGGCGGCTGAGACCCATCCTGGGCTCCGCTGACCCTGTGTGGTCACCCCCAGAGGCAGCCTGTGAGGATGCAGACGAAGATGACTATGAAGAAGACTATAACAACGAGGGCTACTT GGTGGTGCTTCCTGACAGGGACCCGGCCACCAGCACTGGCAACGCCGTCTCACCGGCTCCTGCGTCCAGCAAACCCGGCCTCCGAGACAGCGCCTTCTCCA TGGAGTCAGGGGAAGATTACGTGAATGTTCCTGAGAGTGAGGAGAGTGCCGACGCATCTCTGA ATGGGAGTCGGGAATATGTGAATGTGTCCCAGGAGCTGCAGCCCGGGGCGAAAACCAAgcctg ACACCCAGAATTCCCAGGAGGTGGAGGACGAGGAAGCTCCGGATTACGAGAATCTATAG
- the LAT gene encoding linker for activation of T-cells family member 1 isoform X3: MEAVSPAVYVLGPLLLPLLAVLLMALCVRCRELPGSYDTAVSDSLTPSSIMIKLPPTLVPRPSTTPYPLPSQPDLLPIPRSPQPLGGSHCMASSRQDSDSANSVASYENEGVTGTPVAPAGRRLRPILGSADPVWSPPEAACEDADEDDYEEDYNNEGYLVVLPDRDPATSTGNAVSPAPASSKPGLRDSAFSMESGEDYVNVPESEESADASLNGSREYVNVSQELQPGAKTKPDTQNSQEVEDEEAPDYENL, encoded by the exons ATGGAGGCGGTCAGCCCGGCTGTCTACGTGctggggcccctgctgctgcCTCTCTTGGCTGTGTTGCTGATGGCTCTGTGTGTGCGTTGCCGGGAGCTGCCAG GCTCATATGACACTGCCGTCTCCGATAG TTTGACCCCAAGTAGCATCATGATCAAACTGCCTC CCACACTCGTCCCACGGCCATCCACCACTCCCTATCCGCTCCCGAGCCAGCCAGACCTGCTCCCCATCCC AAGGTCCCCGCAGCCCCTCGGAGGCTCCCACTGTATGGCATCGTCCCGGCAGGACTCAGATAGTG CCAACAGCGTGGCCAGCTACGAGAACGAGGGTGTGACTGGAACCCCTGTGGCCCCAGCTGGGAGGCGGCTGAGACCCATCCTGGGCTCCGCTGACCCTGTGTGGTCACCCCCAGAGGCAGCCTGTGAGGATGCAGACGAAGATGACTATGAAGAAGACTATAACAACGAGGGCTACTT GGTGGTGCTTCCTGACAGGGACCCGGCCACCAGCACTGGCAACGCCGTCTCACCGGCTCCTGCGTCCAGCAAACCCGGCCTCCGAGACAGCGCCTTCTCCA TGGAGTCAGGGGAAGATTACGTGAATGTTCCTGAGAGTGAGGAGAGTGCCGACGCATCTCTGA ATGGGAGTCGGGAATATGTGAATGTGTCCCAGGAGCTGCAGCCCGGGGCGAAAACCAAgcctg ACACCCAGAATTCCCAGGAGGTGGAGGACGAGGAAGCTCCGGATTACGAGAATCTATAG
- the LAT gene encoding linker for activation of T-cells family member 1 isoform X4 — MIKLPPTLVPRPSTTPYPLPSQPDLLPIPRSPQPLGGSHCMASSRQDSDSANSVASYENEGVTGTPVAPAGRRLRPILGSADPVWSPPEAACEDADEDDYEEDYNNEGYLVVLPDRDPATSTGNAVSPAPASSKPGLRDSAFSMESGEDYVNVPESEESADASLNGSREYVNVSQELQPGAKTKPDTQNSQEVEDEEAPDYENL; from the exons ATGATCAAACTGCCTC CCACACTCGTCCCACGGCCATCCACCACTCCCTATCCGCTCCCGAGCCAGCCAGACCTGCTCCCCATCCC AAGGTCCCCGCAGCCCCTCGGAGGCTCCCACTGTATGGCATCGTCCCGGCAGGACTCAGATAGTG CCAACAGCGTGGCCAGCTACGAGAACGAGGGTGTGACTGGAACCCCTGTGGCCCCAGCTGGGAGGCGGCTGAGACCCATCCTGGGCTCCGCTGACCCTGTGTGGTCACCCCCAGAGGCAGCCTGTGAGGATGCAGACGAAGATGACTATGAAGAAGACTATAACAACGAGGGCTACTT GGTGGTGCTTCCTGACAGGGACCCGGCCACCAGCACTGGCAACGCCGTCTCACCGGCTCCTGCGTCCAGCAAACCCGGCCTCCGAGACAGCGCCTTCTCCA TGGAGTCAGGGGAAGATTACGTGAATGTTCCTGAGAGTGAGGAGAGTGCCGACGCATCTCTGA ATGGGAGTCGGGAATATGTGAATGTGTCCCAGGAGCTGCAGCCCGGGGCGAAAACCAAgcctg ACACCCAGAATTCCCAGGAGGTGGAGGACGAGGAAGCTCCGGATTACGAGAATCTATAG